One Nostoc sp. UHCC 0302 DNA window includes the following coding sequences:
- a CDS encoding DUF928 domain-containing protein, with product MKHKFWAGYVLAALTFLPLGSITTSQQVLAANSVYQLVQANSGYSQYMRLGYTETKRRNYRRALSYFQQAERLRPGDRYATTAIRNVTGYIQQRRRNLIAFVPGKPGRVRSAATRGGCLQVGQTPIPLIPTDKEAQRTTAEHPTFYFYIPPNSAQIQALEFSLRDDDSIDPLYKQTFKPIAQSGIIGVSLPTNQPSLKIGKEYSWTFSMICDIRSRDKDFYLEGKIQRMQDENLAEQLGQTNTDLDRAVLFATAGFWEDALRTLANLRRQRPNDPEVQKYWEDLLQSVNIEEVINKPLLPCCTAQT from the coding sequence ATGAAACATAAATTCTGGGCAGGCTATGTGCTTGCTGCTTTAACATTTCTGCCTTTAGGATCTATAACCACTAGTCAGCAGGTTTTAGCAGCAAATTCGGTTTACCAATTAGTGCAAGCAAATTCCGGTTACAGCCAATATATGCGGCTTGGTTACACTGAAACCAAGCGGAGAAACTATCGCAGAGCTTTAAGCTATTTCCAACAAGCAGAGCGATTACGCCCTGGAGATAGGTACGCTACTACTGCTATTAGAAATGTTACAGGTTACATTCAGCAGCGTCGCAGAAATCTTATTGCCTTCGTCCCAGGTAAACCGGGGAGGGTAAGGTCAGCCGCAACACGGGGAGGTTGCCTACAAGTTGGACAAACTCCTATTCCTCTGATACCAACGGATAAAGAAGCACAACGAACAACAGCAGAACATCCCACATTCTATTTCTACATTCCTCCAAACTCTGCACAAATACAAGCACTAGAATTTTCTTTGCGGGATGATGATAGTATTGACCCCTTGTATAAGCAAACTTTTAAACCTATTGCTCAGAGCGGTATTATTGGTGTCAGTCTGCCTACTAATCAGCCTTCTCTCAAAATTGGCAAAGAGTATAGTTGGACATTTTCAATGATTTGCGATATCCGCAGCCGTGATAAAGACTTCTATCTGGAAGGCAAAATCCAACGAATGCAAGACGAAAATCTAGCTGAACAGTTGGGGCAGACAAACACAGATTTAGATCGTGCAGTTTTATTTGCAACAGCTGGATTTTGGGAAGATGCTTTGAGAACACTGGCTAATTTACGTCGTCAGCGTCCTAATGATCCAGAAGTCCAAAAATATTGGGAAGATTTATTGCAATCAGTAAACATCGAAGAAGTTATAAACAAACCTTTATTACCCTGTTGTACTGCCCAGACATAA
- a CDS encoding N-acetylmuramoyl-L-alanine amidase has translation MRYGIDIGHNCPPDTGARGIKFEDNLTLDVGNRVIAKLKALGHEVISCKPDSAGTVRDSLSKRCSKANSSNVGVYVSIHFNCFNGQANGTEVFATSETGRKIAKPVLDEIVKLGFFNRGVKSGSHLYVLKNTDMPAILVEGCFIDSSKDMNLFNPEAMANAIVKGLTGKVASAPVNPVPDEEQNVDTTVLRLQKALNRLQIKDKNGKALVEDGAGGANTKSALEKFQSIVGIQQTGIADQATWNAINLILAKRIARPNHAGGVVVAYLQYRLGIEADGVYGPQTEAAVKSFQQQNGLTADGIVGPITWQKFIG, from the coding sequence ATGAGGTATGGAATTGATATCGGACATAATTGCCCACCAGACACAGGCGCTAGAGGTATTAAATTTGAAGATAATCTAACTTTAGATGTAGGTAATAGAGTTATAGCTAAGTTAAAAGCTTTGGGGCATGAAGTAATATCATGTAAACCAGATAGTGCTGGTACAGTAAGAGACTCGCTTTCAAAAAGATGTTCTAAAGCTAATTCAAGTAACGTAGGTGTGTATGTCTCGATTCATTTTAATTGCTTTAATGGGCAAGCCAATGGGACAGAGGTATTTGCAACTAGTGAAACAGGTAGAAAAATCGCTAAGCCAGTATTAGATGAAATCGTCAAATTAGGCTTTTTTAATCGCGGTGTTAAGAGTGGTTCCCACTTGTATGTCCTGAAAAATACGGATATGCCGGCAATTCTTGTAGAAGGTTGCTTCATTGATTCATCAAAAGATATGAATCTTTTTAACCCTGAAGCAATGGCCAATGCAATAGTCAAAGGCTTAACTGGTAAAGTGGCCAGCGCTCCTGTTAACCCTGTACCAGATGAAGAGCAGAATGTAGATACCACTGTTCTCAGACTGCAAAAAGCTTTAAATCGTCTACAAATAAAGGATAAAAATGGTAAGGCTTTAGTAGAAGATGGTGCAGGCGGGGCAAACACAAAATCTGCTTTAGAAAAATTTCAAAGTATTGTTGGGATTCAGCAAACCGGAATTGCAGATCAAGCAACATGGAATGCCATAAATCTAATTTTGGCAAAACGAATCGCCAGACCAAATCATGCTGGTGGTGTAGTTGTTGCATACTTGCAATACCGTTTAGGTATTGAGGCTGATGGTGTCTACGGGCCACAAACAGAAGCTGCTGTTAAGAGCTTTCAACAGCAAAATGGTTTAACCGCTGATGGAATTGTTGGGCCAATAACTTGGCAGAAATTCATTGGTTAG
- a CDS encoding L-histidine N(alpha)-methyltransferase → MEPLNFVKLLENSINEPGLGWTLCFIGEDQSNKLAELTQELRGEFSTTGDGKEILSGFSYWGIGPTIAWDHACNDRFYLVMKESIESFRSRWQQINLKNIKDQKYHYVSLGVGTGEKDQHILSLLLKSNPDLLYFPVDMSSEMLRLGVQQATRGSQLKGTHLLPIQIDFSIDRNVRELRKLLDKVVNDSPVLFSLLGNTLANFQQDTELLQTLSQLLRPEDKLLLEVATTEDLSEEAAQKAAKEYAKTRSFREFVTSALLQNTDLHIDLNSVFFEGFVEADRAIVIKIFYHNLTGNTIEVTLPDRSVMNFADQDTIRLLLSRKYTSTGIQQSISDSKLVLVDSLNTLLEPRLKNGFGMDLILVAPDSSGINNNFPVVRDIWSKR, encoded by the coding sequence ATGGAACCTTTAAATTTTGTGAAGCTACTAGAGAATTCCATCAATGAACCGGGTTTAGGGTGGACTCTTTGTTTTATAGGAGAAGATCAATCGAACAAACTTGCAGAACTCACGCAGGAATTGAGGGGAGAATTTTCTACAACAGGCGATGGTAAGGAAATTTTATCAGGTTTTTCGTATTGGGGTATAGGCCCGACGATCGCCTGGGATCATGCTTGCAATGATCGATTCTATCTAGTGATGAAAGAGAGCATAGAATCTTTTAGATCCCGATGGCAACAAATTAATTTAAAGAATATCAAAGATCAGAAATACCATTACGTAAGTTTAGGCGTTGGCACAGGTGAAAAAGACCAACATATTTTGAGTTTATTGCTCAAATCAAATCCTGATTTACTCTATTTTCCAGTTGATATGAGTTCGGAGATGTTGAGGCTAGGTGTACAGCAAGCAACTCGTGGCTCACAATTGAAGGGAACCCACCTGCTACCAATTCAAATCGACTTTTCAATTGATAGAAATGTTAGGGAATTACGAAAACTACTTGACAAAGTTGTTAATGATAGTCCTGTACTGTTTTCTCTTTTGGGAAATACATTAGCTAATTTTCAACAAGATACAGAACTGCTGCAAACTCTTTCTCAACTCCTTCGACCGGAAGACAAGCTACTCTTAGAAGTAGCAACAACTGAAGATTTAAGCGAAGAAGCAGCGCAAAAGGCAGCGAAAGAGTACGCTAAAACTAGGTCATTTAGAGAGTTTGTCACAAGTGCATTGCTACAAAATACTGATTTACATATCGATTTAAACAGTGTATTTTTTGAAGGTTTTGTAGAGGCTGATAGAGCAATTGTGATCAAAATTTTCTATCACAATTTAACTGGAAATACAATCGAAGTAACATTACCTGACCGCTCGGTGATGAATTTTGCAGACCAAGATACAATTCGTTTGCTTCTAAGTCGTAAGTATACTTCTACTGGCATTCAGCAAAGTATATCAGACAGCAAATTGGTACTTGTCGATAGTCTAAATACACTATTGGAACCGCGTTTAAAGAATGGATTTGGTATGGATTTAATCTTAGTTGCTCCCGATTCTTCAGGAATTAACAATAATTTTCCTGTAGTACGTGATATATGGTCTAAGCGATAA